The following coding sequences lie in one Periophthalmus magnuspinnatus isolate fPerMag1 chromosome 24, fPerMag1.2.pri, whole genome shotgun sequence genomic window:
- the gpr63 gene encoding probable G-protein coupled receptor 63, producing the protein MLHSTAVGPAQEGPRNHSVWPLVRAMLNLSDVPMDSISMANTSPVWTLTSVSPTGPPSSLQGLGLPLQIFFCVVMVIILLVALLGNVVVCLMVYQRSAMRSAINILLASLAFADMMLAILNMPFALVTVVTTSWIFGDIFCRVSAMLFWFFLMEGIAVLLIISIDRFLIIVQKQDKLSPHRAKVLIALTWGLSFIFSFPLAVGSPLLQSPSRAPQCVFGYSTEPGYHAYVLILMLVFFFVPFTIMVYTFLGILNTIRHNAIRIHSRSDSMCLSQASKLGLLSLQRPFQINIDMSFKTRAFATILILFSVSTVCWGPFTAYSLMSTFSHGFYFKDSYFQISTWLLWLCYLKSALNPLIYYWRIKKFRDACLDLMPKYVKFLPQLPGNTKRRIQPSAVYVCGEHRTVV; encoded by the coding sequence ATGCTTCACTCCACTGCTGTTGGCCCCGCACAGGAGGGCCCCAGGAACCACAGTGTGTGGCCCCTGGTCAGAGCCATGCTAAACCTCTCAGATGTCCCCATGGACAGCATCTCCATGGCCAACACAAGCCCGGTTTGGACCTTAACATCAGTGTCTCCCACAGGGCCCCCTTCAAGCCTCCAGGGCTTGGGTCTGCCtctgcagatttttttctgtgtggTGATGGTGATTATCCTGTTGGTGGCACTGTTGGGGAACGTGGTGGTTTGTCTGATGGTGTACCAGCGTTCAGCCATGCGCTCAGCCATTAACATCCTACTGGCCAGCCTGGCCTTTGCTGACATGATGCTGGCCATACTCAACATGCCCTTTGCCCTGGTCACCGTGGTAACCACCAGCTGGATCTTTGGGGACATTTTCTGTCGAGTTTCTGCCATGCTCTTCTGGTTCTTTCTGATGGAGGGCATTGCTGTACTGCTTATAATAAGCATAGACCGTTTCCTGATAATTGTGCAGAAGCAGGATAAGCTGAGTCCTCACAGAGCTAAAGTGCTCATAGCACTCACCTGGGGATTGTCTTTtatcttctctttccctctggcTGTGGGCTCCCCACTACTACAGAGTCCCTCCAGAGCTCCTCAGTGTGTGTTTGGCTACAGCACAGAGCCTGGGTACCACGCCTACGTCCTCATCCTCATGCTAGTCTTCTTCTTTGTGCCATTCACGATCATGGTGTACACATTTCTGGGGATTCTGAACACTATCCGGCACAACGCCATCCGCATCCACAGCCGCAGTGACAGCATGTGCCTGAGCCAGGCCAGTAAACTGGGTCTGCTCAGCCTGCAGAGGCCTTTTCAGATCAACATCGACATGAGCTTCAAGACACGTGCCTTTGCCAccatcctcatcctcttctctgtGTCCACCGTGTGCTGGGGGCCCTTCACTGCCTACAGTCTCATGTCCACTTTCAGCCATGGATTCTACTTCAAAGACTCATACTTTCAGATCAGTACATGGCTGCTGTGGCTGTGCTACCTCAAGTCAGCCCTAAACCCACTCATCTACTACTGGAGGATTAAAAAGTTCCGTGACGCCTGCCTCGACCTGATGCCCAAGTACGTCAAGTTTCTTCCTCAGCTTCCTGGAAACACCAAGCGCCGCATCCAGCCCAgtgctgtgtatgtgtgcgggGAGCATCGCACAGTGGTTTAA
- the ndufaf4 gene encoding NADH dehydrogenase [ubiquinone] 1 alpha subcomplex assembly factor 4, which yields MGARVARMFRNFNLENRVHREISRDKPRAAPRHPETADPVPGPSEVTEGLNEKNAPLLKHLRSLYVESTDPAEPAQSSRQEGAEEERRPLQYSVPLDQLGLMGLTDVPKGKLTLAEALKALSSHQQQPQTWTAEKIAQHYSLELKDCKALLNFFCPFRVQIIPPANAQTKRITDS from the exons ATGGGCGCCCGTGTGGCTCGCATGTTCCGAAACTTTAACTTGGAAAACCGTGTCCACCGAGAGATCTCCCGTGACAAGCCGCGGGCTGCGCCCAGGCACCCGGAGACCGCTGATCCCGTCCCGGGACCATCTGAAG TAACGGAAGGTTTAAATGAGAAGAATGCCCCTCTGCTGAAGCATCTTCGCTCTTTGTACGTGGAGTCCACTGACCCCGCGGAGCCCGCACAG TCATCCAgacaggagggagcagaggaagagcgcCGCCCCCTGCAGTACAGTGTCCCCTTAGATCAGCTGGGCCTAATGGGACTCACGGATGTTCCCAAAGGCAAACTGACCCTGGCTGAGGCTCTAAAAGCCCTGAGCAGTCACCAGCAGCAGCCTCAAACATGGACTGCAGAGAAGATTGCCCAGCACTACAGCCTGGAGCTGAAGGACTGCAAAGCTCTGCTGAACTTCTTCTGTCCTTTCAGAGTCCAGATCATTCCTCCTGCCAATGCACAGACTAAACGCATCACAGATTCTTAG